One Leptolyngbya sp. 'hensonii' genomic window carries:
- the sat gene encoding sulfate adenylyltransferase: MSHPDGIAPHGGRLINRITTSEQRQEFLSKADFLPRIQLSERSVSDLEMIAIGGFSPLTGFMEEADYSRVVLEMHLQNDLPWSIPITLPVSQEEADTLKEGSLVRLDNPQGRFIGVLELTQKYHYDKLREAVNVYRTNDEKHPGVAVVYKQGPVYLAGPVWLLERDPHALFPLYQIDPIDSRILFKQKEWKTIVGFQTRNPIHRAHEYIQKCALETVDGLFLHPLVGVTKGDDIPADVRMRCYEIMLEHYFPKDRVILAINPAAMRYAGPREAIFHALVRKNYGCTHFIVGRDHAGVGDYYGTYDAQHIFDEFAADELGIVPMKFEHAFYCKRTQSMATVKTSPSSREERVHLSGTKVREMLRNGELPPPEFSRPEVARELIRAMQVSCTLGPDGRNGDGI; encoded by the coding sequence ATGAGCCATCCTGATGGAATTGCTCCCCATGGGGGGCGTTTGATTAACCGCATTACGACCTCGGAACAGCGCCAGGAATTTCTCAGCAAGGCCGACTTTCTCCCTCGCATTCAATTGAGTGAGCGGTCCGTCTCTGACCTGGAAATGATTGCGATCGGTGGCTTCAGTCCTCTAACGGGTTTTATGGAAGAGGCTGACTACAGCCGGGTTGTTTTGGAAATGCACCTGCAGAATGACCTTCCCTGGTCCATCCCGATCACCCTACCGGTGAGCCAGGAAGAAGCAGATACCTTGAAAGAGGGGAGTCTGGTGCGCTTGGACAATCCCCAGGGACGCTTCATCGGTGTGCTGGAATTGACCCAGAAATACCATTACGACAAGCTGCGGGAAGCGGTTAATGTTTACCGCACCAATGATGAAAAACATCCCGGTGTCGCAGTGGTTTACAAGCAGGGGCCAGTCTATCTGGCGGGTCCAGTTTGGCTATTAGAGCGAGATCCCCATGCCCTATTCCCCCTGTATCAGATTGATCCGATCGATTCGCGGATCCTGTTTAAGCAGAAGGAATGGAAAACGATCGTGGGCTTCCAGACTCGTAATCCCATCCATCGGGCCCATGAATATATTCAGAAATGTGCCCTGGAAACTGTGGATGGGCTGTTTTTGCATCCTCTGGTCGGGGTAACAAAAGGGGATGACATTCCGGCAGATGTGCGGATGCGCTGCTATGAAATTATGCTGGAGCATTACTTCCCGAAAGATCGGGTAATTCTGGCGATTAACCCCGCCGCCATGCGATATGCCGGTCCCCGGGAGGCAATTTTCCATGCCCTGGTCCGCAAGAATTATGGCTGTACTCACTTCATTGTCGGTCGCGATCATGCTGGTGTTGGGGATTACTACGGCACCTATGATGCGCAACACATTTTTGATGAGTTTGCAGCAGATGAACTGGGAATTGTCCCCATGAAGTTTGAGCATGCTTTCTACTGCAAGCGAACTCAGTCCATGGCAACGGTCAAAACCAGTCCCAGTAGTAGGGAAGAGCGGGTGCATCTGTCTGGAACCAAAGTGCGGGAGATGCTGCGCAATGGGGAATTACCCCCACCT